TCAAATCCGAACGGCAACGGGGCGCGCAGTTGTCGCACCCCTGACTCTCCGGAGAGTGCACGTGCTATTGCGCCGCGTTCACCCATGTCGCCACAACTTCATCACTCTAGTCTGGCACCACCACCCCCGCGTCCGAACCGTAATGCCAGCACCTCCCCGGTGGTAAATGGAGCCACGACCACTACCACACCACCTCCATTGCCCACTCCACCTACACAAGCAGCTCTGGcagctgccgctgctgctgcaacTGCAGCGGCGGTACATGCCGAGCAGTCGCGTCTCCTAGGTAAAATTCGCAAGTTCCTCGGCTCCCTAGTGCAATTAGCGCAGGAGGTTCATCCCGAAGTAAGCGATCGTGTGCGCGCTTTAGTACTCTCTCTAGTCAGTGGCAGTATAAGCATTGAGGAATTTCGCCTAACTCTGCAAGATGTCATTAACTTGCCATTACGCCCATACGTCATTCCATTGCTTAAAAATCACATTTCGCTGCTGCAGCGCGAGATAGGCGAACTGGCGCGTGCTAACAACCAGGTAAGAAACACTCTACAATCTGCGTGGATATTAATCACTTATTTATGGCTTCTTAATCGTACACCCCCAGACTACGCTTCAATACGTCACAACCAATGAGAATGTTGTAATGGAATTCTCCCCACATGGACCGTCAGCCGAATATAGTGACATGTTTGTGCATATGGATGCGGCACAGGCTGCTGCAGCCGCAGCTGTAGCGCAAGCTGCGGCTTCAAATGCTGCCAGCACCACCAGCCTCGTCTTCAAGCGTCGAGCTTCAGACACATTAATGGAGCATCACAATGGAGTACAAGACTGGAACGAATATATGGCCGCGTATCCGCCTACCAAACGCGCTTTGCATGCACACTCGGCTCACCTGAGCGCTACATCAACAGATGCACGTCTTGCATTTGCCAATCAACCAACAATTTTCGATTATTCTTCTGCAACTAGTAACGCGACAGCTGTTAATCAATCGGAAGCCAGTTTTAATAGCCTAATGGAAAAGGTAAGACCTCTAATCCGCTAACCCTGACTTAAAGCCCTTTCAGAAAACATATTATTTGATCAGGCAAATCACAGGGAAGAGCGTGACATACGTATTAATACTGGATCGGAATCTGGAGCGCAACGGCACCCCCCACGGACTGGTCTTTCAACTGCAAGCGGCAGTGCGGGCGGGGGTGGTGGTGGCAGTGCAACAATCGGTGGAGAAGAGGAATGGAAGAACATTCACACTATGCTCAATTGTATATCAGCAATGGTGGATAAGACCAAACGAGCCATAACCATATTGCAACAACGAGGCGTGGAGCCACAACAGCCCAACTACGGTGAATTGACGCCAGCGTCATTAGTCGAAATACGGCGCCAGACAGAAGAAAAAGTTTCAGAATTCAAGCGCAATGCCGAGGAAGCAGTCAATCAAGTAAGCGTTTAGCATTACATTTGAATGCTAATTACTGATCCCTATTGGCCTTAGGTGAAACGTCAAGCAGTGATCGAGATACAACGCGCAGTAGTGGCTGCGGAGACGCGAGCTTCAGAAGTAATGGCCCAAGAGCGTTTACGTATGGAGAAGTTCTTTATGGAGATGAGTCGCCATTCGGGTGGTGTTCACAGCTCCAGCGCAGCAGCGGCAGGAGTAGCAGCAACCACGGTGGCAGCCGAGCGTGAGTTGGACAACAAATCTCCCTCAATCACAACTGGGCAAAATGTAAGTCGAATCGGCATTGAATATGCAACTGATTTGATGTACattgtaaattttcatttaaggcTTGCTGGAACTGTGGGCGCAAAGCAACTGAAACCTGCTCCGGCTGCAATTTGGCCCGTTATTGCGGTGCATTCTGCCAACACAAGGATTGGGAGCATCACCATCAGGTGGGTAATAACAATCACCAATATCTACATGCATGGAGTTGAAATGGAAATACTTGCATATATAGTGAGATGAGAACATGTGATTAATTCCTTTTTAGATTTGCGGCACGACACGCTCGACTGATCTCTCTGCCAAACACAGCGTATCACAGGGGATTCCACTCTCGGCTACAATGCGTGGTTCCATTTCGAGATCCCCGCCCAACCAACCTCAAGCAACGCAACCAACGTCGCAGGTGCCACAGCCGCAGAACTCGGGCAGTGCTGGCGTTGCGCCACCGAGTTCTCTAGTGGCGAATGGAGTCGGCTCCAAATGACGCATTCGCATGATGAAGCCGAAAAAAAAGTACTTGTGCTAgtcaaattaaactaaaaattatacatacattaatTAGATTAAACTCCAACATAAACACaattcattaaattaaattcatgtataaaaatgaaaaaaataaaacgaaatcatatgaaataaaaaatatgaagattGATAATCGAAGCGCTCAAAAGAAATTtacagtaaaaattttaattgtaaaagcACAACAATATCAGAAACATAATCAaaatagattttaaaaatttaacaaaaaccttaatgggaaaaagtaaaattaaaatatttcaaattcacTTAAAAATGGCAGTCTTCAAACTTCAAATGTTATTCAAACATTTATGCACCGGTTCTCAAGTTAAGTCAGAATGAATGCACCCATAGCGAAATATAGAAACTTAGGTATTTTCGGTTTTACgatttacaattttcaatatCCTCCAAAAATAATTCAGAGAACTAAAAGCTGTAAGCCGAAATGAAAGCAAGTAACtctaaaattaaagtaatttaactaaaagtaaaaaaccaaataataaacaGATATACGGTAATTTTAGTAACTTATTTATTacgtattatatacatatttaaataatcttaaatgtattaatttatgttatcgctcaataaaataaataaataataaattatgacAAACAAAACATTGATCACAATATTGAAATGCGTGTTGAATCATTAGCTTTATTCTGTCCATGTTGTGGTTGCGACATTAACGAAAACGTGAGTATgataatttgtttgtaaatcgTTTCCCAAGGCTTTGCTAGCGAGTTCTTCCTTCCCTTTCTATGCAACAACCAAGTTTACAAAAAGGTTGTTATTGTACCCAACCCTCAATGGAAATCGTTGTGAAACGTCAGCTGCATTTTCTGACAGGTGGTCGTGACATCAAAAGTGACAATCGTCAAAAGTCTTTGCCTGTTGGTCTTTGGGTTGGGAAAACGTACGTAAAGACATTTACTGCAGGCCTAGCATCTGCAAAGTAATAAACGGCTGTGGCTAACACTTGGGACAAGTGCAAACTGCCTTGTGCCAGACCGGATATtacagtttttacttttttcctaagaaattttcGAAGAGTCTCCATACATGATCTACTCCTGTACAATACTCGtataaaacttatcaatattctTATTCTTGCTATTCATCTGATGAAATTTTGCACGTAGCTCAACAGTTTTAGATCTCGACGCTTAACAAACTCCGGCCTTGCTTGGCCCGGtaagtaattaatatttatcCGTAAGTGtgtacaattttacagctcATTGACTTTTTGCGAATTTTTGTGCTACGGGtttaaaaatcgcattgatttttgatattatttctTGCTGGTGgtctttatactaaaaaattccaTCATTCGTTGTacggaagaaaatgcataacgccttaaataaaacatcaaaaatcaacTAGTACCATACGatattacgaggggtgccttttatattatatgtcgggattagagaacaaaaacaaattttaatcatcgaaaatcactttattctccatgaagatctatatacttttgcatgcgtttgaaccaattgtcgaagcacttttgccactctgaatgaggtacctccaaaaaatgcattctgaatgccgcaaccgcttcttcaggtgtcgaaaaacgttgacctctcagtttgttttttatgtacgggaataaaaagaagtcattcggtgccaagtcaggactatacggcggatgacccattaattcgatgttttgagtgctcaaaaatgcagttgtttgagccgatgtgggAGAGCTCGctttgtcctggtgaagagtgatccgtctttggcgataggttttcctaatttcttggaagacaactggcaaacaaatggttgtgtaccactcagaatttactgttctgcgttgttctagtggtacggttgcgacatgtccagtttttccgaaaaatcgggcgaccatttgcttggaagtgcttcgtgcgcgaacaacttttgttggatttggctcatcttgaaacacccatacagtcgactgctgtttactttcgggctcatacgcgtaaatccatgattcatcacctgtcacgatgtcatagacgtgtttcgaagccccgcaaTCGtatttttcgagcatttccttcgaccaatcgacacgagcctttttttgagcgattgacaaattgtgtgggatccaacgcgaacaaatttttttgacagtcaaatgtttgtgcaatattgaatgtatgctggtcccactaatgcctaagattgtgtcaatctcacgataggtcacatgacgatcttgcaatatcagttcgcgcacagcatcaatggttttcggaacaacaactgattttggacgaccttcacgaaattcgtcttggagtgaactacgatcacgattgaattcaccataccatcgataaacactggtccttgatggagcttcatcgccgaaaaatgaattaagttcatccatgcaatgttgctgagttaatccacgtcgaaagttgtaaaaaataatcgcacgaaaatgttcacgatttaattccatttttggaccgagatgaatcttttaagttactgtaaacaacacaaatagcgctggtatttcaaaacgttctgagtacgtaaaagccaaaaaatgtcaaacgttgcgatacagctgtcagttgccagattgcaacaccagggttgccaaatcccgacatataaaaggcaccccttgtATTACAacatgaaaaacaaaactgcataactaaaacttttttaaaaattccgactaaaattttttagattttgatgaaaatttgtttttgtttttgtaattttgtgcaaagtttgaaattttgaactctttagtttttgttgaagtatgaataatattttaatcCAATCGGATCACACTCATCTGCGAGTCTCACCGCTCCACCAAGAAGATCAGATCAAATTACGGTTGAGTTGCAGTATTTCTGTTTCCTGAATGTGACGGGTAAGTAGAAGTTTGGATAATTTCAGTCGAGGTACCTTACCGATGTGGTGTGGCTCAGATATGTAGATTAAATTCGTTTCTCCAAGCTGGGTAGCTTTCTCAAGATGCAAGAGTCTTAGATCCAAATTATCTACAGAAATTATCAGAGGTAAGTATTATCGGTCTGCGACGATTATTTCATAAACTTTCCGAAATGGTTTTTATGTCCGGTCACTTGGGCATCATACTTTGATTCAAATACTGGTTGTATGTAACTGCATAAGGGAATCGAGATAGTTACggataaataaagggtgattttttagctattatcttttcaaacagttggtttaagcagctgacgcacgtttcgtgttttgtttcactgtcaaacatcttcagtttggtctataatttaaccatgaattgtcttacaaacgaacaacgcttgcaaatcattgaattttattataaaaatgcgtgttctgttaagaaagtttatcgcgcacttcttccattttatggtcagttttaatgatgaccatcaactATCGATTcatcgccgttcgcagcaattgggcctctgttactcaacaacgtggaaaattttgcagaaggatttaggtgtgaagcctttcaaaatacagctggtgcaagaattgaagtcgaacgacctaccgcaacgtagaatttttggtgaatgggctcttggaaagttggccgaagatccactttttcatcgaaaaattgtgttcagcgacgaagctcatttttggttcaatgggtacgtaaataaacagaattgtcgattttgaagtgaagatcagccaaaagaagtgcaagagctaccaatataTCCAGAAAAGGTTACAGTttcgtgcggtttatgggcttgaggtatcattggaccgtacttcttcaaagatgttgcgaatcgtaacgtaactgtgaatggttaGCGCTACCTTGAAATGAtatctaacttttttttgcccaaaatgcaagagcttgacttgcatgacatgtggtttcagcaagacgttgccacatgccacacagcacgcgtaacaatggacttgttgaaaggcgagttcggtgaacattttatttcacgttcgggacctgtcaattggcctcctacatcgtgcgatataacgactttagattattttttgtggggctatgttaaagctcatgtctattcagataagcctgcttcaattaacgcattggaagacaacattaaagcatttatatgtgagataccggccgaaacattggaaagagtatgccaaaattggactaagcggatggaccatttgaagcgcagtcgcggtcaacatttgcatgaaataatcttcaaagattaaattatatggactttactatcgattcaaataaaaatttcatgcatttttctgaactttacgtaagtttttttgaaaaactttcctatcgctcttaaaaaatcacccgttatataatatataccaaAATGTTCAAAATGCGGAGAAGAGTCATTTTAGAGTCCGCGCGCCCGTTAGCTCGAGCAAAAATCAGTATATTTCAATGGACTTTGGACAAGTATTACCCTCTGCCCATGGTATGTTGATATTGGAAATGAGCCACATCGCTCAATAACCCTTCCTTTTGGAAAAATGCATGCATCTCGACAACGACTTTTTTATATGCTAAGACTCCCGTCTCTGTGTGAACAAAACAAACTGGCCTTAAGAGGTCAGTGACCGCCGTAGCtgaacgggttggtgcgtgactgccgtTTGGAAATGTTTTTTTCCAATTACGGTAGCCACTCGACAGGTAATGcaaaacctacgagtgtatttctgccatgaaaaagctcctcataaaaaaccatttgccattcggaggttacatgaaactgtaggtccgttATGTTGTGGCTGCTGCGCATCGCTTTTAGAATGGTGTCTCTGATCTGGAAGGTCAACTGCCGGGACAACAATTTTTATACGTACTAGACAGGCACAtatgaatataattttaactaGAGAGGTATGTACGTTTATGGCTAAATAACGCTTGTaaataaaatgtagaaaaatactacaaagaactgcatattttttaaaatatacgaaCTATGCAATTTGAAGATAAATCCTTACGCACTTTCCTAGACAATATACatgaacatatatttttaaagttatcattaaaattttagGTGAAAAcggtttaaaattttgtgagttgcgttttttttgttttgagataaacgcgtaaaAAGCCACAAAGGGAATTCACTGCTCACCGACAGTTATTGCACAAAACTCACAAATCGAGTattaaaagttttctaaaaaaaaaaaaaactttaactagGGTGCCCCAATCTGTTAACTTAATGCACTGGAGTGACTCCCTTTAAGTATAAGTACAGAACTATTTAAACTGCCATGCATGGgtacatttacaaaaatgtattttagatGTAATGACAGAAAaggtttttcctaatagcggtcgcctctcggcaggcaatggcaagcctccgggTACATCTAAACTTGTCAAAGAAGCAAAGGTTCAATAATTATATTTCCATCGGCGAGAACTTAAATTTCAccacaatatacatatacatatatatatgtacgtattacTTTATTGCAttgataaatgtttttatatgcacatacctaTGTGTGTATTTAAGTAATGTCATTGAGGCCACTTTCTTTAACACACATCCAATTTGCATTAAAAAgaacaataaactaaaatattgaaatgccGGTGACAGCAGTTTTGTCGCATCAGCAGTAATATGCAAAATTCTTTGCACTCTTTGCATCTCGCCGCAGCAGCGCACAGGTAAACAAAAGGCACTGCCAACCGCAGCAAAAGCACAAAAACGCAGCAACAAAGGCTCAAGGAACAATGACAAAAATGATGGCAATATCTGAAAGGAGAAAAGCATACATACAACAAAGAACATCaggaaatacacacacacacatactcaatGACTGCGCAAACATACCGGTTATATCAGTAGTAAGAGCAGCGACAGAAGCGCCAACAGGGACGTCAACAACAGTTCGACAACAACGTTTGTAAACTATATGCACCTTCACACACACATAACTACGTTTTTGGGCGCTCCCATTCATACAACAAAACTGCTTATTCTCATATCAGTCCTTTAATCGTGTCTGCCAGCTTTCGGTTTTTCAGTCTGTTGTACAGGTATGACTGCTTTTCATACCGTTTATATTCCCTTGCTTCGGGCGATAACATACGATAAATGCATGTAAAACAGAAAATGAAATGACAGGCGGGAGGACGATGCGGCTCCAAAAGATTGTGCGGCCGCAGAGGAGCGGGGAGTATATTTGAGAGCCTCATTCTCGGATAAACTTTTGAATATTCACTCAAGTGCCAAAAACCACCAAACCAGAAACAAGACATGAACACAAGAGGTACTCAGGTAGCAAATTTGCTTGTTAGTGCACTGCTGAAGGTGATTTGGAGTTGAAGTTCGCATTTGCAAGTGtacatttgtgtttattttcaaatactACAACTGATGTGgctttgttcaaattttttctatagTGGCGACATTGGCTTACAAGTAATTTCCAAACGGTGGGGattaaaaagttaattattAATGCTTAGGAGTATTTTGCAACGACAAAGCACAATGAAATTTATGACAATAGATCGATTGTTCTCTAACGCATTTAtgctaaatttaattaatatttcattaacaaatattaatatattattaattaagcgaaaaatttgtatacgaAGGTAACAAAAGTTTAGCAACGTTCAAGCTACAGTCGACTCTCGTTAATTCGAAATTCGAGGGActcttgaaatattaaatggttctaaatttttgagagaaaataaataaagcttcGAATTATcaggtgtttttattttactgctaatgttttacatattcatatgtaattggcgcgtacaccctttttgagtgtttggccgagctcctcctcctatttgtggtgtgcgccttgatgttgttccacaaatggagggacctatagtttcaagccaactctaaacggcagatatttttctgaggagctttttcatggcagaaatacactcggaggttttccattgcctgccgaggggcgaccgctcttagaaaaatgtttttcttaattttggtgttttcaccgagattcgaaccaacgttctctctgtgaattccgaatggtagtcaagcaccaacccatttggctacggcggccgccaacatatttacatattcgtAATATGAATTAATTAATCTTTGGAAATACCTCATTTATACGGATTTGCTTCAAATCACATTGCTGCTACTGAGACTtttcaatcatcatcatcagtttCGTTTTGTAGACAAAAGCTGTGTAAGTTATCGAATGAGGCTCTTGCTACCTTAACTGACACCTCTGCCAAAGGTTCTGATGTATCGCCTTCATCTTCATCGTTGCTCTTTTCAT
The sequence above is drawn from the Anastrepha obliqua isolate idAnaObli1 chromosome 4, idAnaObli1_1.0, whole genome shotgun sequence genome and encodes:
- the LOC129245284 gene encoding protein CBFA2T3; translation: MMALDGKTIIKEEITDKDAYEAATSNNPSRRNKANSSSNSSSGKDSNNSSTSHTNGCSGAGSASGASNSSSTSSNPNGNGARSCRTPDSPESARAIAPRSPMSPQLHHSSLAPPPPRPNRNASTSPVVNGATTTTTPPPLPTPPTQAALAAAAAAATAAAVHAEQSRLLGKIRKFLGSLVQLAQEVHPEVSDRVRALVLSLVSGSISIEEFRLTLQDVINLPLRPYVIPLLKNHISLLQREIGELARANNQTTLQYVTTNENVVMEFSPHGPSAEYSDMFVHMDAAQAAAAAAVAQAAASNAASTTSLVFKRRASDTLMEHHNGVQDWNEYMAAYPPTKRALHAHSAHLSATSTDARLAFANQPTIFDYSSATSNATAVNQSEASFNSLMEKANHREERDIRINTGSESGAQRHPPRTGLSTASGSAGGGGGGSATIGGEEEWKNIHTMLNCISAMVDKTKRAITILQQRGVEPQQPNYGELTPASLVEIRRQTEEKVSEFKRNAEEAVNQVKRQAVIEIQRAVVAAETRASEVMAQERLRMEKFFMEMSRHSGGVHSSSAAAAGVAATTVAAERELDNKSPSITTGQNACWNCGRKATETCSGCNLARYCGAFCQHKDWEHHHQICGTTRSTDLSAKHSVSQGIPLSATMRGSISRSPPNQPQATQPTSQVPQPQNSGSAGVAPPSSLVANGVGSK